From Thermoplasmata archaeon:
GTCGATACGACGTGTGAGGGCATGTACCCTGCCGCCCAAGCGCGGCAAACCCAAACCAGTCGCTGTCCGGAGTATCCTCTCCGTTGTGCGGTATCACAGAATCCGGCGAGTCTCCGGTAAAGAGTCTCCAGAGTTCCGTCGAAGACGTCTCCTTTCGCCCCGCGCGAGCGGAGGGAGCTCCACCGCCTCGACGGGCCGGAGGCTCTAGTCCTCAGGTGACCGCGGAGGGGCTGCTTCGGGACCCGCAGCCGCTCCCCTCCCCGCGCGCCGGTTCTCACCATGGGCTCGGAGCAGGCGCTCGAGCGCCTCGAATTCGAACGGTTTCGGGAGGACATCGGAGGCGCCCGCCTTCCTCGCCTCGACGAGCACCTCCGGGGTCCCGAACCCCGTGAGGAGGATGAACGGAGTCGTGGGATGCGCGGCCAGAGCCTCGCGGAGGATGTCGAGTCCGGATGTCCCAGGCAGGACGAGGTCCAGAAGGACGACGTCCACGTGATCGGTCCGCAAGCGTTCGAGGGCCTCCGAGCGATCCGCGGCGAGCGAGACCTCATACCCGGATGCCTGGAGGAGTCCGCCGAGCTCCGTCCGGAAGGTCGCATCATCGTCGACGATTAGGATTCGCAGGGCGCGGCCTCCCTCCGAGGAGGAGGGCTGGCCGGGGCCGGTTGCGCGCGTCTCTCTCATCGCCCCTCACCAGGACGGGCTCGGGTTCTTAGGCCGTGCGAACAGGGCGCTTTAAGTATGGTTCTCTTTATATATCTCCCAGGAGCGCCGTGGTCGACGCCAAGGACTTCCAAATCATCCGGTCCATCCTCCGAGAGCCGTTCGCGTCCTTCACCGCGATCGGTGGACCGCTCGGCCTTTCCGGGGTCACGGTCAAGGCGCGCCTGGAGCGACTCCGGCGGGACGGCGCCGTCCAGGTTTGGGGCGTGCCGGACCCCGCCGTCTTCCGGCGGCATGCCCGGTTCTTCGTCTACGGTCGCATCTCCCGCCGCCGGCTGGCCTTCGCCCTCGCACGGAAGTCGGAGACCGTGGTGCGGGCCGCCGAGGGCCATGAGAGGAGCTTCGAGCTCGTGACCTATGCGGACACGGAGGACGCCGGGCCGCCCCCGGAATTCGTCCGCCGGTTCGGCGATCCCCACTTCGCCGCGACGATGCACCTGAGCGACCCGAAGGAGTCGGATTGCGTTCTCTCACCCCTGGACTGGCGAGTCCTCCTCCCCCTCGTGCGGAATCCCCGGACCCCCGTCCAAGAACTCGCAAGCGCCACGGGCCTGTCGCGCAAGACGGTGCGGCTCCACCGCGAGGCCTTGGTCCGGAAGAAGCTCCTCAACGTGCTTCCCTTCCTTGCGGGCGCCCAGGCTCCGGGCTTCGTCCTGTACCGGTTGTTCCTGTGGATGCCGTCGACCTCGGTCGGAGACCGGCAACGGATCCTGGGCGCGCTGCCGGGTACCATCTTCAACGCGTGGACGGAAGAGCCGGCGGGGCTGTGGCTCGCGGGTGCTGCCCCGACGATGGCCCATCTCCTCCGCCTCCGGGACCAGGCCGAACGCCTGCCGGGAATCCTCCGCGTGGAGTACGACGTGTTCCTCCGGAACGAACCGTTCCCGGAGCGACTGGAGGGCTGGATTCGGGCCGAACTCGAGCGGTGGGAGACCGGCCGTCGCCGCACCTGAGGCGGCTCGGGGAGCCGACGATGCTGCGCCGGCATGGAGGGCGTTGGACGCGGAATCGGTTTGGGCCGGGTTCGAAGTCACATCCATTCGAACCCGCGGTCTCCGTCAACGTTTTCCCGTCGCGTCTGCAGCTTCACGAGATGGGGCGAACTCCGCCGTCCACTTCTTGACCAAGTCATCCCTTCGCGGTTTGTAGACCTGGGAGTAGAACATCTCCCCTGACTTCAGGAAGTCCTCGTTTGCCCCCGAGACGATGTTCGTAGCTTCCGCCCAGGCCTTCCTGAAGTTTCGCACACCGCCGAACCGAGAAGCGATCTTCTCGCGGAACTCTTTCCGTGTCTGGGTCTTCCCGCCAAGGATGAAAACGACCTTCGAGCTGTTCGGGTCTCGGTACGCGAAATCCTGCCCCAAGTAGAACACGTTCCCCGGTTTCGCCTTCGCCTCGCCCCCGCCTGGGCCAGCGCCTCCCCCTCCGCCTCCGCTGAACCCTCGCTTGGCCGCGGCATACCAGATGGCTCGGTTGAGTCCCCACGAGTAGGCCGACTCCTCCGAGAGGCCCAAGTGCCGGGCCCGAGCGGCCTGGAGCATCGCCATCACGGTAAAGCGGTTGATTCGGAGAGCCCGGCCCTGCGGCACGCATGGGCTACTCGGCCTGCCGTACAAAGACCTGTCGCCGAATCGCCAATGAGGCCACCCGAACAAGCACGCACATCGGGAACGGAGAGCAATCAACGCCGACTCCGCAGAACCTTGCCGGACAGCGCCGAGTTCGGCTCGCTCTCAGGGTCGTAGTCCTCCGCGGCGAATTCATCCCGAAGCTTCTCCAAGAGCCAATTCTCACGACCCCCTTCCGCGAACTTCGTCCGGAAGATAGCCCAGTGTCCCCGGACTTTCGTCCCGCGGAGGGCGAGCCGCAAGGTGCCGTCTCGGAGGGCCGTCCCCGCACCATATCCTTCGGGCGCGACGAGCTCGTATTCACCAAAGTCCCAGACGATGACTTCGCCCGCGCCGAACTCTCCCTCCGGCAGGGTTCCCTCGAACAGAAGGTAGTCGATCGGATGGTCCGGGACGCGGACCGCGAGACGCCGTACCTTGGGGTCCTTGCTAGGCCCCTTCGGCACCGCCCATGAGACGAGGACTCCATCGATCTCCAACCGGAAGTCATAGTGGAGGCTCCTCGCCCGGTGTTTCTGAATCACG
This genomic window contains:
- a CDS encoding DNA polymerase ligase N-terminal domain-containing protein; this translates as MRPGEASAETSRTRATEPAPRAGRPRLRFVIQKHRARSLHYDFRLEIDGVLVSWAVPKGPSKDPKVRRLAVRVPDHPIDYLLFEGTLPEGEFGAGEVIVWDFGEYELVAPEGYGAGTALRDGTLRLALRGTKVRGHWAIFRTKFAEGGRENWLLEKLRDEFAAEDYDPESEPNSALSGKVLRSRR
- a CDS encoding response regulator → MRETRATGPGQPSSSEGGRALRILIVDDDATFRTELGGLLQASGYEVSLAADRSEALERLRTDHVDVVLLDLVLPGTSGLDILREALAAHPTTPFILLTGFGTPEVLVEARKAGASDVLPKPFEFEALERLLRAHGENRRAGRGAAAGPEAAPPRSPED
- a CDS encoding winged helix-turn-helix transcriptional regulator — protein: MVDAKDFQIIRSILREPFASFTAIGGPLGLSGVTVKARLERLRRDGAVQVWGVPDPAVFRRHARFFVYGRISRRRLAFALARKSETVVRAAEGHERSFELVTYADTEDAGPPPEFVRRFGDPHFAATMHLSDPKESDCVLSPLDWRVLLPLVRNPRTPVQELASATGLSRKTVRLHREALVRKKLLNVLPFLAGAQAPGFVLYRLFLWMPSTSVGDRQRILGALPGTIFNAWTEEPAGLWLAGAAPTMAHLLRLRDQAERLPGILRVEYDVFLRNEPFPERLEGWIRAELERWETGRRRT